AACGAATGTAATGTTGCTATAACAAAACCAATTTTACTATTATGAGGTATGATTCGGAAACTCTTATCGTGAAAACAACAGCAGGGAATAGATCCATCAAACTGAAAGATATTTTTTATATAAAGGGATGTGAGAAACGTGCATGTATTTACTTTACAGAAGACAAGATGATTAAAGTGCATCATATGTTATCCTGGTTTGAAACAATATTGAAT
This genomic window from Marinilabiliales bacterium contains:
- a CDS encoding LytTR family transcriptional regulator yields the protein MRYDSETLIVKTTAGNRSIKLKDIFYIKGCEKRACIYFTEDKMIKVHHMLSWFETILNCGSFCRCHRSFIVNLNWVEHHSACRFLLKGNIKIPISRLKRDQVKKVFSEYPINE